The following are encoded in a window of Lates calcarifer isolate ASB-BC8 linkage group LG20, TLL_Latcal_v3, whole genome shotgun sequence genomic DNA:
- the stoml3b gene encoding stomatin (EPB72)-like 3b → MEMEDQMESQKRRGISKEDLISERTGSLGCIGWFIVILSGIFTLSLFPITIWFCLKIVQEYERAVIFRLGRITDRKAKGPGIFFILPCTDSFVKVDLRTVSFDIPPQEILTKDSVTVCVDGVVYFRVNDPIASVANVSNADFATRLLAQTTLRNVLGTKNLAEVLSDREGIAHSMQSSLDEATDNWGIKVERVEIKDVKLPVQLQRAMAAEAEAAREARAKVIAAEGEMNASRALKEASLVIAESPSALQLRYLQTLNTIAAEKNSTIIFPLPMDVMSHFMRK, encoded by the exons ATGGAAATGGAAGACCAAATGGAGAGCCAAAAGAGAAGAGGAATAAGCAAGGAAGACCTAATAT CTGAACGGACAGGGTCTTTGGGATGCATCGGTTGGTTCATAGTCATACTTTCTGGCATCttcactctttccctcttccccATCACCATCTGGTTTTGTCTGAAG ATTGTTCAGGAGTATGAGCGAGCTGTCATCTTCAGACTGGGTCGCATCACAGACAGGAAAGCTAAAGGACCAG gaattttctttattttgccATGCACTGATTCCTTTGTGAAAGTGGATCTGCGAACAGTTTCATTCGACATCCCACCACAAGAG ATCCTGACCAAGGACTCAGTTACAGTCTGTGTGGATGGAGTGGTGTACTTCCGCGTTAATGACCCCATCGCCTCTGTGGCCAATGTGTCCAATGCTGACTTTGCCACCCGTCTGCTGGCACAAACCACCCTGAGAAATGTCCTGGGGACTAAGAACCTGGCTGAGGTTTTGTCTGATCGTGAGGGCATCGCTCACAGCATGCAG TCCAGCCTGGATGAGGCCACAGACAACTGGGGCATCAAGGTGGAGCGTGTGGAGATTAAAGATGTGAAGCTGCcagttcagctgcagagagccATGGCTGCTGAGGCAGAGGCTGCACGAGAGGCCAGGGCCAAG GTGATTGCAGCAGAAGGTGAGATGAATGCATCTCGTGCTCTTAAGGAGGCTTCCCTCGTGATCGCAGAGTCTCCATCAGCCCTGCAGCTTCGCTACCTGCAGACTCTCAACACCATTGCAGCAGAGAAGAACTCCACCATCATCTTCCCTCTGCCCATGGATGTCATGTCTCACTTCATGCGGAAGTGA